In Chryseobacterium gotjawalense, the following are encoded in one genomic region:
- a CDS encoding PRTRC system protein B, translating to MKNDKTENEIIDITNNFGTLYHPKSALVFYQTESPNSETYVEYFDMDKCGSPVNAHPLTVREAQRLSKTLNIQNKKDKDFLKPKGIISSNILFIDSFENGKVIWFTKEQERDLFFVKNLNIPNGKANVPPLLWIANKQNLKIFALECDERPDENTPLFHAPFFNVYENGNVCMGTVNVKIKNSASLEEFTESWEHYFFNSYFSHLLHQNPIKGNCVNRWKKQIETKDLFPKEILVKNNRTLKELLQ from the coding sequence ATGAAAAATGATAAAACTGAAAATGAAATCATTGATATTACTAACAATTTTGGGACACTCTATCACCCAAAATCGGCATTGGTTTTTTATCAAACTGAAAGTCCCAATTCTGAAACTTATGTGGAATATTTTGACATGGATAAATGCGGAAGCCCAGTCAACGCGCATCCTTTGACTGTGAGAGAAGCACAAAGACTTTCTAAAACTCTCAATATTCAGAATAAAAAGGATAAAGATTTTCTAAAACCGAAAGGCATTATTTCATCTAACATTTTGTTTATAGATTCTTTTGAAAATGGAAAAGTAATTTGGTTTACCAAAGAACAGGAAAGAGATCTGTTTTTTGTAAAAAACCTGAATATTCCCAACGGAAAAGCAAATGTTCCACCGTTGCTTTGGATTGCCAATAAGCAGAATTTAAAAATTTTCGCTTTGGAATGTGATGAACGTCCCGATGAAAATACGCCACTTTTCCACGCTCCATTTTTCAATGTGTATGAAAACGGAAATGTATGCATGGGAACAGTGAATGTGAAAATTAAAAACTCCGCTTCTTTAGAAGAATTTACCGAGAGTTGGGAGCATTATTTTTTCAATTCGTATTTCAGTCATTTATTACACCAAAATCCAATAAAAGGAAATTGTGTCAATCGTTGGAAAAAACAGATTGAAACAAAAGACCTTTTCCCGAAAGAAATTTTAGTAAAAAATAACAGAACATTAAAAGAATTATTGCAATGA
- a CDS encoding PRTRC system ThiF family protein: MHLEKPKVHFTNNDLLNPTNPVTINLIGAGGTGSQVLTALARMNHALTELNHAGLSVRLWDDDLITEPNLGRQLFAESELGLHKSVVLINRINRFFGTNWKAETRKFEKDDLGRIQNNMQSAIYISCVDIVKSRFEIAEILNELKEGRRLYRNQCKYWMDFGNSRYSGQVLLSTIGNINQPNSEKYETVANLPFVTEEFGELLKQSELEDDTPSCSLAEALEKQDLYINSTLAQMGSSLLWNLFRNGMTENRGFFLNLKNFQSKPIKL, encoded by the coding sequence ATACATTTAGAAAAACCGAAAGTTCATTTTACGAATAATGATTTGCTTAATCCTACCAATCCCGTAACGATAAATCTCATCGGAGCAGGTGGAACAGGTTCGCAGGTTCTGACAGCATTGGCAAGAATGAACCATGCTTTAACAGAACTGAATCACGCAGGATTATCCGTGAGATTATGGGATGATGATTTGATAACCGAACCCAATTTGGGAAGACAATTATTTGCAGAAAGTGAGTTGGGATTGCATAAATCCGTTGTGCTAATTAATAGAATTAATCGTTTTTTCGGAACAAATTGGAAAGCGGAAACCCGAAAATTTGAAAAAGATGATTTGGGAAGAATACAGAATAATATGCAGTCTGCAATTTATATTTCGTGTGTGGATATTGTAAAATCTCGTTTTGAAATTGCAGAAATTCTTAATGAATTAAAAGAGGGTAGGAGATTGTACAGAAATCAATGTAAATACTGGATGGATTTTGGGAATAGTCGATATTCGGGGCAGGTTCTGCTTTCAACAATCGGGAATATCAATCAACCCAATTCAGAGAAATATGAAACGGTTGCCAATCTTCCATTTGTAACCGAAGAATTTGGTGAACTTTTAAAACAATCCGAATTAGAGGACGATACGCCAAGTTGTAGTTTGGCAGAAGCATTGGAAAAACAGGATTTGTATATCAACTCAACATTGGCGCAAATGGGAAGTTCTTTACTATGGAATTTATTCCGCAACGGAATGACCGAAAACAGAGGCTTTTTCCTTAATCTGAAAAATTTTCAATCCAAACCGATTAAACTTTAA
- the gwsS gene encoding grasp-with-spasm system SPASM domain peptide maturase, producing the protein MRINNFLYLYSCCIPIKGVKQSIICDIQRRNWEPIPNSLFDILINLDKERNLTKLKGNYTDESEIEIFNSYIDFLVEHEFIFMDDSLHKRFPLLDISFDTPSVITNSVIEVNNVTVIRHLIEKIDELDNLRCESVELRFHNDSFEKRFDDILSLFNNTGIRSLRLILNNFNFSDDFFSILAVKYKRIRDVYICGLDDLNNINCQSFPVISLSSNYLSKENCGHISEFNFSTDIRCFTESNFHNSCLHKKIAIDIDGNIKNCPSMSQSFGNIKNTTLKEALNQKDFKKYWNVTKDEIEVCKDCEFRYICTDCRAYTERTHTNEEGLDVSKPLKCGYDPYTGKWEEWSKNPLKEKAINFYEMEDLVKNK; encoded by the coding sequence ATGAGAATCAATAATTTTCTATATTTATATTCATGCTGCATCCCCATTAAAGGTGTAAAGCAAAGTATCATATGTGATATACAACGTCGAAACTGGGAACCTATTCCCAATAGTCTTTTTGACATATTAATTAATCTAGACAAAGAACGTAATCTAACAAAACTAAAAGGAAATTATACGGACGAGTCAGAAATCGAAATTTTTAACTCATATATAGATTTTTTGGTAGAACACGAGTTTATTTTTATGGATGATTCATTGCATAAACGTTTTCCTTTATTAGATATTAGTTTTGATACACCAAGTGTAATTACAAATTCGGTTATAGAAGTTAATAATGTCACCGTAATAAGACATTTGATTGAAAAAATTGATGAATTGGATAATCTAAGATGTGAATCAGTAGAATTGAGATTTCATAATGATTCTTTTGAAAAAAGATTTGATGATATTCTTTCTTTATTTAATAACACAGGAATAAGATCTTTAAGACTAATTTTAAATAATTTCAATTTTTCTGATGATTTTTTTTCAATTTTAGCGGTGAAATATAAAAGAATAAGGGATGTTTATATATGTGGTTTAGATGATTTAAATAATATAAACTGTCAATCTTTCCCTGTTATTTCGCTTAGTTCCAATTATTTGTCAAAAGAAAATTGTGGTCATATTTCTGAATTTAATTTTTCAACAGATATTAGGTGCTTTACTGAATCTAATTTCCACAACTCCTGTCTTCACAAAAAAATAGCAATAGATATTGATGGCAACATAAAAAACTGTCCCTCAATGTCGCAAAGTTTTGGCAACATAAAAAACACCACTTTAAAAGAAGCTCTCAATCAAAAAGATTTTAAAAAATATTGGAACGTTACAAAAGATGAAATAGAAGTTTGTAAAGATTGTGAGTTTCGTTATATCTGTACAGATTGTCGTGCTTACACAGAAAGAACACACACAAACGAAGAAGGATTAGATGTTTCCAAACCTTTAAAATGCGGCTACGATCCATATACAGGTAAATGGGAAGAATGGAGTAAAAATCCTTTAAAAGAAAAAGCCATCAATTTTTATGAGATGGAGGATTTAGTGAAAAATAAATGA
- the gwsS gene encoding grasp-with-spasm system SPASM domain peptide maturase — protein MTYFNLFSNIQIVKGISRVLISDLQRNVSEIMPLEFSYLIEELKTNTIEAVFKFYDADSKIIMQEYLDFLLEKEYGFITENDWDKNFPPLSIDYQDYTKISNIFIELNEISVLERLISSIENLGIKHLVIFSTKHFFIEDFVKIDEYFTTSVLAGIEIFSPFHSQINKEFIQNLNLNTQRIYNLVFHNCTKHPFKVKDEFRFVINFVQENIKITSCGKVDLKYFNTNLPKVLEAINHNSCLHKKIGIDIEGNIKNCPAMPQSFGNIKDTTLEEALKHKDFKKYWNLTKDNIEVCKDCEFRYICTDCRAYTERTHENKEGLDTSKPLKCGYDPYTGEWEEWSTNPLKEKAINFYGMQNLVKK, from the coding sequence ATGACTTATTTCAATCTTTTCAGTAATATTCAGATTGTAAAAGGCATAAGCAGAGTTTTAATTTCTGATTTACAAAGAAATGTCTCAGAAATAATGCCTTTGGAATTTTCGTATTTGATTGAAGAATTGAAAACCAATACCATTGAAGCGGTTTTCAAGTTTTATGATGCGGATTCCAAGATAATAATGCAGGAATATTTGGATTTTCTATTAGAAAAAGAGTACGGCTTTATTACAGAAAATGATTGGGATAAAAATTTCCCTCCTCTCTCTATAGATTATCAAGACTACACTAAAATATCAAATATTTTCATAGAACTAAATGAAATTTCTGTGTTGGAAAGACTGATATCTTCAATAGAAAACTTAGGAATAAAACATTTGGTTATTTTTAGTACAAAACATTTTTTTATCGAAGATTTTGTAAAAATTGATGAATATTTTACTACTTCTGTTTTAGCAGGTATAGAAATTTTTTCACCGTTCCATTCGCAAATAAATAAAGAATTTATACAAAACTTAAATCTTAACACACAGAGGATTTATAATCTTGTTTTTCACAATTGTACCAAACACCCTTTTAAAGTAAAGGATGAATTTCGGTTTGTTATAAATTTTGTACAAGAAAATATAAAAATAACCTCTTGCGGTAAAGTGGATTTAAAATATTTTAACACCAACCTTCCGAAAGTTTTGGAAGCTATCAATCATAACTCCTGCCTACACAAAAAAATTGGGATTGATATTGAAGGTAACATTAAAAACTGCCCTGCAATGCCACAAAGTTTTGGCAACATAAAAGACACCACATTGGAAGAAGCCCTAAAACACAAAGACTTCAAAAAATACTGGAACCTCACCAAAGACAACATTGAAGTCTGTAAAGATTGCGAGTTTCGATATATCTGTACAGATTGCAGAGCTTATACCGAAAGAACACATGAAAACAAAGAAGGTTTAGATACTTCAAAGCCATTAAAATGTGGTTATGATCCTTACACAGGAGAATGGGAAGAATGGAGCACCAATCCATTAAAAGAAAAAGCAATCAATTTCTACGGTATGCAAAATTTGGTAAAAAAATAA
- a CDS encoding ATP-grasp domain-containing protein, with translation MILIFSKNDDYTTNEIIKWLILYEKPYLRVHEDEIFDVRIHKRRILLKSDRNEFFIDEIDSVWYRRGGLKFLRLEYKNASINTHIVIFPKNRII, from the coding sequence ATGATATTGATTTTTTCTAAAAATGATGATTATACGACTAATGAAATTATAAAATGGCTTATTTTATATGAAAAACCTTATTTGAGAGTTCACGAAGATGAGATATTTGATGTAAGAATACATAAAAGAAGAATACTGCTTAAAAGTGATAGAAATGAATTTTTCATCGATGAAATTGATAGCGTTTGGTATAGAAGAGGAGGACTGAAATTTTTAAGATTAGAATATAAAAATGCTTCAATTAATACTCATATTGTAATCTTCCCCAAAAATAGGATCATTTAA
- a CDS encoding HlyD family secretion protein, which yields METKKDLLDNLELRSENVQDILTQPPHWMIRWGNSLILVILGMIILMSYFIKYPEFIPASIIVTSQNPPEKLEARINSKIEKIFIKNQQEVKKNEILMVLQSTSNYQDVLKLKKLVDSISPNQIFSFPINETSRFKLGELQSDYNTFAKAFRDEKLFTRLQPYAPENLAANQGISEYRGRISTLRQQKNLELAKYELSKKNYQRSQELFNQGVIAAMELENEKIKFLQAQQNLENINISLSQMEEGISNLNKTKSGASINTEKDKITYSSQTLQLFEQLRKSLKDWEQNYLLISSTDGIASFQQFWGENQFIKSGDAVLSILPKDKVAVVGRMLVPSANSGKIAQGQKVLIKLDNFRYQEFGIVEGKVQNISLTPDEKGNYYVDVVLPKGLKTSYNKQLPFDKELKGNAEIVTQDLRLIERFFYQIRKLLGYQV from the coding sequence TTGGAAACTAAAAAAGACCTATTAGATAATTTAGAACTCCGCTCAGAAAACGTTCAGGATATTCTCACGCAACCACCACATTGGATGATTCGATGGGGAAATTCACTTATTTTGGTGATTTTGGGAATGATCATTTTAATGAGTTATTTCATCAAATACCCCGAATTTATTCCTGCTTCAATTATTGTTACCTCTCAGAATCCACCAGAAAAATTAGAAGCAAGAATTAATTCTAAAATCGAAAAAATATTTATTAAAAATCAACAAGAAGTAAAAAAGAATGAGATTTTGATGGTTTTGCAATCCACTTCAAATTATCAGGATGTTTTAAAACTCAAAAAGTTGGTAGATTCTATTTCTCCCAATCAAATTTTCTCATTTCCTATTAATGAAACTTCAAGATTCAAATTAGGAGAATTACAAAGTGATTACAATACTTTTGCAAAAGCTTTTCGGGACGAAAAATTATTTACACGACTTCAACCTTATGCGCCAGAAAATTTAGCCGCTAATCAAGGAATTTCTGAATATAGAGGAAGAATTTCTACGTTAAGACAACAAAAAAATCTAGAGCTTGCAAAATATGAATTGAGTAAAAAAAATTATCAGCGTTCGCAGGAATTGTTTAATCAAGGAGTCATTGCTGCGATGGAATTGGAAAATGAAAAGATAAAATTTCTTCAGGCACAACAGAATTTAGAAAATATTAATATTTCTTTATCCCAAATGGAAGAAGGAATTTCTAACCTTAATAAAACCAAAAGTGGAGCTTCCATCAATACAGAAAAAGACAAAATCACTTATTCTTCGCAAACTTTGCAATTATTTGAGCAGTTGAGAAAATCACTGAAAGATTGGGAGCAAAATTATTTACTCATTTCTTCTACAGACGGGATTGCCAGCTTTCAGCAATTTTGGGGAGAAAATCAGTTTATAAAATCCGGCGATGCCGTTTTATCTATTTTGCCCAAAGATAAAGTAGCGGTTGTGGGAAGAATGTTGGTTCCATCAGCAAATTCTGGGAAAATTGCTCAAGGACAAAAGGTTTTAATAAAATTAGACAATTTCCGTTATCAAGAATTTGGCATCGTAGAAGGAAAGGTTCAAAATATTTCATTAACTCCCGATGAAAAAGGAAATTATTATGTAGATGTCGTTCTTCCGAAAGGGTTGAAAACGTCGTACAACAAGCAATTACCGTTCGACAAAGAACTCAAAGGTAATGCCGAAATTGTAACTCAGGATTTGCGTTTGATCGAAAGGTTTTTTTATCAGATTAGAAAATTGTTGGGGTATCAAGTTTAA
- a CDS encoding IS3 family transposase, which translates to MDYSKEIHNMSLRKACKVFSLRSSVYYYRQVFKSSDDEIRAELILLADSNQTWGFWMMHNRLKNLGFGWNHKRVYRIYKSMRLNLRSKRKKRLPARIKQPLVRPIYPNVTWSMDFMHDSLENGKSVRTLNIIDDFNREILNITIDSSLPSAKVISQLEQLIEWRGKPEKIRVDNGPEFIAEKMKDYCNKENIELSFIQPGKPTQNSLIERFNRTFRTEFLSVYHFENIKQMRNYAEIWMWMYNNERPHSALQYLTPRDFLLKYGKLNQNSANEFPTFQQNFNNDNNKILTKNSTFECA; encoded by the coding sequence GTGGATTATTCGAAAGAAATCCATAACATGAGTTTGCGCAAGGCGTGCAAAGTGTTCAGTTTAAGAAGTTCAGTTTATTATTATCGTCAGGTATTTAAAAGTTCAGATGATGAGATCCGTGCAGAACTTATTTTACTTGCAGATTCTAATCAAACGTGGGGCTTTTGGATGATGCACAATCGGTTGAAAAACTTAGGCTTTGGATGGAATCACAAAAGGGTTTATCGGATTTATAAGTCGATGAGATTAAATTTGCGAAGTAAAAGGAAAAAGCGGCTTCCAGCACGGATAAAACAACCACTGGTTCGCCCCATCTATCCGAACGTTACTTGGAGCATGGATTTTATGCACGACAGTTTGGAAAATGGCAAAAGCGTGAGAACCCTTAATATCATTGACGATTTTAACAGAGAGATTTTAAACATCACTATTGACAGCAGCTTGCCCTCTGCAAAAGTAATCTCGCAATTGGAACAATTAATTGAATGGCGGGGAAAACCTGAAAAAATAAGAGTGGACAACGGACCGGAATTTATTGCAGAAAAAATGAAAGATTATTGCAACAAAGAGAATATCGAACTAAGCTTTATTCAACCAGGGAAACCTACACAAAACTCATTGATTGAGAGATTTAACAGAACATTCCGGACAGAGTTTTTAAGTGTTTACCACTTTGAGAACATCAAACAAATGAGAAATTATGCAGAAATATGGATGTGGATGTACAATAATGAGAGACCGCATAGTGCGTTACAATACCTTACACCACGGGATTTTTTATTGAAATATGGAAAACTCAATCAAAATAGCGCAAATGAGTTTCCCACATTCCAACAAAATTTCAACAACGACAACAATAAAATATTAACAAAAAACTCTACTTTTGAGTGTGCCTAA
- a CDS encoding peptidase domain-containing ABC transporter gives MKKNFPFYKQPDAKDCGPTCLRIVSKFYGKTIPLQQIRNLSETTREGSSLLGLSDAAENLGFRSLGVQVDFNTLVEEVPLPCIVHWNKQHFVVVYKIDKTEKVYISDPSYGLITYEKEEFIKSWIGENATENTEEGIALLLETTPSFFKNEFDEQESKASFSFLSRYLFKYKSLVFQLAIGLLAGSLMSLILPFLTQSIVDVGIQNQDLNFIYLVLLAQVMLFLGRMGIEVIRSWILLHLSTRINISIISDFFIKLMKLPISFFDTRMTGDIMQRINDHHRIEQLLTNSSLNTLFSLVNLIIFSIVLLFYDYRLFLVYLIGAVLYVVWITFFLKKRKELDYKRFSQVSQEQSKVIELINGMQEIKMHNAEKQKRWGWEFLQVKLFKIQIKSLSLEQWQSVGGNFINQIKDILVSFLSAKLVLEGNLTLGMMLSVQYIIGQLNSPLMQLIDFIKQTQDAKISLERLGEIHDKEDEENADEQYTSEIPQQDIEVQNLSFRYVGSDAFVFENLNLSIPYQKTTAIVGASGSGKTTLLKLLMKFYEPNEGEIKLGNTKLKNISPRTWRDHCGVVMQEGYVFNDTIAQNIAVGEDYIDKSKLRKAVEIANIKDFVEGLPLSYNTKIGNEGVGVSGGQRQRLFIARAVYKSPEYIFFDEATSALDANNEKVIMENLEQFFKGKTAIVIAHRLSTVKHADKIVVLDRGKVVEEGNHSELVAKKGEYYRLVKNQLELGN, from the coding sequence ATGAAGAAAAATTTTCCTTTCTACAAACAGCCCGATGCCAAAGACTGTGGTCCCACTTGTTTACGAATAGTAAGCAAATTTTACGGTAAAACCATCCCATTACAACAAATCCGCAACCTTTCAGAAACCACAAGAGAAGGAAGTTCTTTACTTGGTTTAAGCGATGCCGCAGAAAATTTGGGTTTCCGAAGTTTGGGTGTTCAGGTAGATTTCAACACTTTGGTAGAAGAGGTTCCACTTCCTTGTATTGTCCATTGGAACAAGCAACATTTTGTTGTAGTATATAAAATTGATAAAACAGAAAAAGTTTATATTTCCGATCCAAGCTATGGCTTAATCACCTACGAAAAAGAAGAATTCATTAAATCTTGGATTGGCGAAAATGCAACAGAAAATACTGAAGAAGGAATTGCACTTTTATTAGAAACAACTCCTTCTTTTTTCAAAAATGAATTTGATGAGCAGGAAAGCAAAGCCAGTTTTTCTTTTCTTTCCAGATATCTTTTTAAATATAAATCTCTTGTTTTTCAGTTGGCAATCGGTTTATTGGCAGGAAGTTTAATGTCGCTGATACTTCCGTTCCTTACTCAAAGTATTGTAGATGTGGGAATTCAAAACCAAGATTTGAATTTTATTTATTTGGTTTTGCTCGCACAAGTAATGCTTTTTCTCGGAAGAATGGGCATCGAAGTCATCCGAAGCTGGATTTTGCTCCATCTCTCTACAAGAATCAATATCTCCATTATCTCCGATTTCTTTATCAAGCTGATGAAACTTCCCATCAGTTTCTTCGATACCAGAATGACGGGAGATATTATGCAGCGTATTAACGACCATCACAGGATTGAACAACTCTTAACCAATTCTTCACTCAATACTTTATTTTCGCTAGTCAATTTGATTATTTTCAGTATTGTATTGCTGTTTTATGATTACAGATTATTTTTAGTTTACTTAATCGGTGCGGTTTTATATGTTGTTTGGATTACTTTTTTTCTCAAAAAAAGAAAAGAACTCGACTACAAAAGGTTTTCCCAAGTTTCCCAAGAACAAAGTAAAGTCATTGAATTGATTAATGGAATGCAGGAAATAAAAATGCACAATGCCGAAAAACAGAAACGTTGGGGTTGGGAGTTTTTGCAGGTTAAATTATTTAAAATTCAAATAAAATCCCTTTCATTAGAGCAATGGCAATCTGTTGGTGGAAATTTCATCAACCAAATTAAAGATATTTTGGTGAGTTTTCTTTCCGCAAAATTGGTTTTGGAAGGAAATCTTACTTTGGGAATGATGCTTTCCGTACAATACATTATTGGGCAGTTGAACAGTCCTTTAATGCAGCTGATTGATTTTATTAAGCAAACACAGGATGCCAAAATTTCTTTGGAAAGATTAGGTGAAATACATGATAAAGAAGATGAAGAAAATGCTGATGAACAATATACTTCCGAAATTCCGCAACAAGATATTGAAGTACAAAATCTCTCCTTTCGATACGTTGGTTCAGATGCTTTTGTTTTTGAAAATCTGAATCTGAGTATTCCTTATCAAAAAACTACAGCCATTGTCGGAGCAAGCGGAAGCGGAAAAACAACCTTACTAAAATTATTAATGAAATTTTACGAACCAAACGAAGGTGAAATAAAATTAGGAAATACCAAACTCAAAAATATTTCTCCTAGAACTTGGCGAGATCATTGCGGAGTGGTTATGCAAGAAGGTTATGTTTTTAATGATACGATTGCACAAAACATTGCCGTTGGCGAAGACTATATCGATAAAAGTAAATTGCGAAAAGCGGTTGAAATTGCCAACATTAAAGATTTTGTAGAAGGTTTGCCATTAAGTTACAATACAAAAATTGGCAATGAAGGAGTTGGAGTAAGCGGTGGACAAAGACAAAGATTATTCATTGCAAGAGCAGTTTACAAATCTCCGGAATATATATTTTTCGATGAAGCGACGAGTGCTTTAGATGCCAATAATGAAAAGGTAATTATGGAAAATTTAGAGCAATTTTTCAAAGGAAAAACGGCTATTGTAATTGCACACCGATTATCAACCGTAAAACATGCCGATAAAATAGTAGTGTTGGATAGAGGAAAAGTTGTGGAAGAAGGCAATCACTCAGAGTTAGTGGCAAAAAAAGGAGAATATTACCGGCTTGTTAAAAATCAATTGGAACTTGGAAACTAA
- a CDS encoding cysteine peptidase family C39 domain-containing protein encodes MKIKTFPFYKQPDAKDFDPTCLRIISKFYGKTNSLQEIRNLSETTRKGNILFRFKRHCIKFRI; translated from the coding sequence ATGAAAATTAAAACCTTCCCTTTCTACAAACAACCAGATGCCAAAGATTTCGATCCCACTTGCTTACGCATAATAAGCAAATTTTATGGTAAAACAAACTCGCTTCAAGAAATACGAAATCTATCTGAAACAACAAGAAAAGGAAACATCCTTTTTAGGTTTAAACGACACTGCATAAAATTTAGGATTTAG
- the gwsG gene encoding grasp-with-spasm system ATP-grasp peptide maturase: MILLISQSEWEFTTDLIHDWINHLGGNVQRLNGLDLLDEKADIHLSNDDFSVELPSLKFEDINIIWFRRWYHSKNMFHNDTSKHKFLVNEFYAMSQYFFSYLDDKNWYNKHSYFHDYICKSQQLIKAKESGFNIPNTLITSNKLELLIFFQRNKSIITKPISDIDSFFDKKESKLVAPFTSRIDEKYLESLPNIFFPSLFQEEIIKKYELRIFFDKGNCYPMAIFSTNNKKTEVDFRQYDNILPNRNVSYSLTKEEEYMIRDFMKRCDLETGSLDFIVSEKNELYFLEVNPLGQFGMVSLPCNYYIEKEIAKKLITLDNEETKSKKKYNA, translated from the coding sequence ATGATATTGTTGATAAGTCAGAGTGAGTGGGAATTTACTACAGATCTAATACACGATTGGATTAATCACCTAGGAGGAAATGTTCAGAGATTGAACGGATTGGATTTATTAGATGAGAAAGCCGATATTCATTTATCAAATGATGATTTTTCAGTTGAGCTACCATCTTTAAAATTTGAAGATATAAATATTATTTGGTTCAGAAGATGGTATCATTCAAAAAATATGTTTCATAACGATACAAGCAAGCACAAATTTTTAGTAAATGAATTTTATGCTATGTCTCAATATTTTTTTTCATATTTAGATGATAAAAATTGGTACAATAAACATAGTTATTTTCATGATTATATATGCAAATCTCAACAACTAATTAAAGCCAAGGAGTCGGGATTTAATATACCTAATACATTAATTACTAGTAACAAATTAGAATTATTAATCTTTTTTCAACGAAATAAATCTATCATCACTAAACCAATTAGTGATATTGATTCTTTCTTTGATAAGAAGGAAAGTAAACTAGTTGCTCCTTTTACGAGTAGAATTGATGAAAAATATTTAGAGTCTTTACCAAATATATTCTTTCCTTCTTTATTTCAAGAAGAAATTATAAAAAAATATGAACTAAGAATTTTTTTCGACAAAGGAAATTGTTATCCAATGGCTATTTTTTCTACTAACAATAAAAAAACAGAGGTTGACTTTAGACAATATGATAATATTTTGCCTAATAGAAATGTTTCTTATTCATTGACAAAAGAGGAAGAATATATGATCCGGGATTTTATGAAAAGATGCGATTTAGAAACAGGCTCATTAGATTTTATAGTATCTGAAAAGAATGAATTGTATTTTTTAGAAGTTAACCCTCTTGGTCAATTTGGGATGGTATCATTGCCATGTAACTATTATATTGAAAAAGAAATTGCAAAAAAATTAATAACTCTTGATAATGAAGAAACAAAAAGCAAAAAAAAGTATAATGCTTGA
- a CDS encoding transposase, protein MKNSKFSEVQIIKILSEQNQGKTVNEICREHGISQPTFYKWKSKYGGLDVQQLSKMKEMEKQLSQYKKIVAEQTLEIVVLKDVIEKKL, encoded by the coding sequence ATGAAAAACAGTAAATTTTCAGAAGTTCAGATCATCAAGATATTATCTGAACAAAATCAGGGAAAAACGGTAAATGAGATTTGCCGGGAGCATGGAATTAGCCAGCCAACCTTTTACAAGTGGAAGAGCAAATATGGTGGATTGGATGTTCAGCAACTTTCAAAAATGAAAGAGATGGAAAAGCAACTTTCGCAATATAAAAAGATCGTAGCTGAGCAAACTTTGGAGATTGTCGTCTTAAAAGATGTGATCGAAAAAAAGCTCTAA
- the gwsG gene encoding grasp-with-spasm system ATP-grasp peptide maturase, whose protein sequence is MMETQHWIVDYVIKTLETKKHVNKISSSAVNKLVVLETAKKVGLQVPNYYLSDNTDDVVLNKTIIKSIAGNAILQKFEKETDAAIYTSVVRIKEKEPFFITFFQEYIDKDFEIRTFYLNGKCWSTAIISQNDKKTRIDHRHYNHLKPNRNVPYNLPNEVEKKIKVLMEILDLNCGSIDFLKKGEDFYFLEINPIGQFTGHSAICNYNLENIIANYL, encoded by the coding sequence ATGATGGAAACACAACATTGGATTGTAGATTATGTAATTAAAACACTAGAGACGAAAAAACATGTCAATAAGATAAGTTCTAGTGCAGTTAATAAATTAGTTGTTTTAGAAACCGCAAAAAAAGTTGGTTTGCAAGTTCCCAATTATTACTTAAGTGACAATACTGATGATGTGGTTTTAAATAAAACTATAATAAAATCTATAGCTGGTAATGCAATACTACAAAAATTTGAAAAAGAAACAGATGCTGCTATATATACTAGTGTAGTACGTATCAAAGAAAAAGAGCCTTTCTTCATTACCTTTTTTCAAGAATATATAGATAAAGATTTTGAAATTCGTACATTTTATTTGAATGGAAAATGTTGGTCAACTGCCATTATTTCACAAAATGATAAAAAAACTAGAATAGATCATAGACATTATAACCACTTAAAACCAAACAGAAATGTTCCATATAATCTTCCAAATGAAGTGGAGAAAAAAATAAAGGTTTTAATGGAAATACTTGATTTAAATTGCGGATCTATAGATTTTTTGAAAAAAGGAGAAGATTTTTATTTCTTAGAGATTAATCCAATTGGTCAATTTACAGGGCATTCAGCTATTTGTAATTATAATCTAGAAAATATTATTGCTAATTATTTATGA